In the genome of Nitrospirota bacterium, one region contains:
- a CDS encoding flavodoxin family protein, which translates to MKIIGFLGSPRVDGNTELLLNEAIRAIQEQGHEVKNFRLNLLNIRPCQDCGGCDKTGVCIINDDMTEIYREIRGADRIILASPIFFFGMSAQAKAMVDRCQSFWCEKYLLKKALPEGQYGRKGLLMLVGGMKKDIGIQCGDATAKAFFRTVSVQTHEVLGLLGVDAKGAISDHPTALKDAYEAGRRLVLM; encoded by the coding sequence ATGAAGATCATCGGATTTCTGGGCAGTCCGAGGGTTGACGGCAATACCGAGCTTCTTCTCAATGAGGCGATAAGGGCCATCCAGGAGCAGGGGCATGAGGTGAAGAACTTCAGGCTCAACCTCCTGAATATCAGACCCTGTCAGGACTGCGGCGGATGTGACAAGACCGGTGTCTGTATCATTAACGATGACATGACCGAAATATACCGGGAGATCAGGGGGGCTGACAGGATCATCCTTGCCTCCCCGATCTTTTTCTTTGGTATGAGTGCGCAGGCAAAGGCGATGGTCGACAGATGCCAGTCTTTCTGGTGCGAGAAATACCTCCTGAAAAAAGCCCTCCCTGAGGGGCAGTACGGCAGGAAAGGACTGCTCATGCTTGTCGGCGGCATGAAAAAAGATATCGGTATCCAGTGCGGGGACGCGACTGCCAAGGCCTTTTTCAGGACCGTCAGCGTTCAGACCCATGAAGTGTTGGGCCTTCTTGGCGTCGACGCCAAAGGTGCTATTTCCGATCATCCGACTGCGCTGAAGGATGCATATGAGGCAGGCAGGAGACTTGTCCTGATGTAA
- a CDS encoding PilZ domain-containing protein — protein MKKVFVIERSADVFNTVKHYLKEDKLDYLSFQGVSEALTSPDLPALIILFCNNSFQDIRQDIAELKNNPAFVKIPKILILPFNSAITVAECRNLDLQECFSIPVEKLKFQNALSRFLLRSPRRVFRILVSIQQDGSNLRYSGISMDFSESGMAFECVSDFPLGEKLLLSFVNPKNRSRFALRSEVVRRTSTPTGSSVFYGVTFRSLTDGDMRDLSNFISGGG, from the coding sequence ATGAAGAAAGTATTTGTAATAGAACGATCAGCGGATGTCTTTAATACTGTAAAACACTATCTAAAAGAAGATAAGCTCGATTATCTGTCCTTTCAGGGCGTCTCAGAGGCCCTCACGTCTCCGGACCTGCCTGCCCTCATCATCCTTTTCTGTAATAACAGTTTTCAGGATATCAGGCAGGACATTGCCGAACTCAAAAACAACCCGGCGTTTGTGAAGATCCCGAAGATTCTGATCCTTCCCTTTAACTCGGCCATAACCGTGGCAGAATGCAGAAACCTTGATCTGCAGGAATGCTTTTCCATCCCGGTCGAAAAACTTAAGTTCCAGAATGCCCTGTCCAGGTTCCTCCTGAGATCACCACGCCGCGTATTCCGCATTCTGGTCAGCATTCAGCAGGACGGGAGCAATCTTCGCTATTCCGGAATATCCATGGATTTCAGTGAAAGCGGCATGGCCTTTGAGTGTGTCTCCGATTTCCCTCTTGGAGAAAAGCTTCTGCTCAGCTTTGTGAACCCTAAAAATCGCAGCAGGTTTGCGCTTCGGTCTGAGGTCGTAAGAAGGACATCGACGCCGACCGGCAGTTCGGTCTTCTACGGCGTAACATTCCGCAGCTTAACAGACGGGGATATGCGGGACCTTTCCAATTTTATCAGTGGAGGGGGTTAG
- a CDS encoding class II SORL domain-containing protein — MTEKGYFCGINKPKDLAAMTDFEKKHTPLIDCPDTVVADQPFTVKLKVGELPHVTEEGHFIQWAEVKFGENLYARIEFSPVLSVPEATVTLKKSSKHSKGTLRVLSKCNLHGLWEASKEITITAG; from the coding sequence ATGACAGAGAAAGGTTATTTTTGTGGTATCAACAAGCCAAAGGATTTGGCAGCAATGACAGATTTTGAGAAGAAGCATACACCGCTCATCGACTGTCCAGATACGGTAGTGGCCGATCAGCCCTTTACGGTGAAATTGAAGGTCGGCGAGCTTCCCCATGTAACGGAAGAGGGCCATTTCATTCAGTGGGCAGAGGTCAAGTTCGGAGAGAACCTTTATGCAAGAATCGAGTTCAGCCCTGTTCTGTCCGTGCCGGAAGCGACCGTAACGTTGAAGAAGAGCTCGAAGCACAGCAAGGGAACGCTGAGAGTTCTGTCGAAATGCAATCTGCATGGACTTTGGGAAGCCTCCAAGGAAATTACCATCACTGCAGGATAA
- a CDS encoding GGDEF domain-containing protein has product MMNRIRQMIGTAATVMDLAYKLSQGLDYKILNKYILKINRLSNVEEILCEASQCLNDILNYEIFAFGLKHNDRLDVWIDPKIDDKRLIQRIQTDLACQSYDVRMNYFRDDFPVSSHLIDSRDLENLLTFDIHSDKYAARLYILPGRKMFRYHAEIIDSVMNAVSSALENSLNIQQLESAAFIDILTGCYNRRALNSYIDHDIADAQRYGRDLSVIMIDIDYFKRVNDTYGHEAGDSVLSVVSKMVSSTVRKSDYLARYGGEEFVLVLPNTGLLNAADLAERLRKKVEACVIDISGQAVSVTASFGVATLKEGHDRTQLLLDADRMLYRAKGRGRNRVMHEKFSFMEKGLFLKQAVC; this is encoded by the coding sequence ATGATGAACAGAATAAGGCAGATGATCGGCACGGCGGCGACTGTAATGGACCTTGCCTACAAGCTCTCTCAGGGCCTCGACTATAAGATCCTCAATAAATATATATTAAAAATCAACAGGTTAAGTAATGTTGAGGAGATACTTTGCGAGGCCTCCCAGTGCCTCAACGACATCCTTAATTACGAGATCTTTGCATTTGGTCTTAAGCATAACGACAGGTTGGATGTCTGGATCGATCCTAAAATTGATGACAAAAGGCTGATTCAGCGAATTCAGACAGATCTTGCATGTCAATCTTATGACGTAAGAATGAACTATTTTAGGGATGATTTTCCGGTGTCGAGTCATTTGATTGACAGTCGTGATCTCGAAAATCTATTGACGTTTGATATACATAGCGATAAATATGCCGCAAGGCTCTATATCCTTCCCGGCAGAAAAATGTTCAGGTATCATGCCGAGATCATTGACTCCGTAATGAATGCAGTCAGTAGTGCACTTGAAAATTCCCTGAATATTCAGCAGCTTGAGAGTGCAGCATTCATCGATATTCTTACCGGATGCTATAACAGAAGGGCCCTGAACTCATATATCGATCATGATATTGCTGATGCCCAGAGGTATGGCAGAGATTTATCCGTCATTATGATTGATATAGATTATTTCAAGAGGGTTAATGATACCTATGGTCATGAAGCCGGAGATAGCGTGCTTTCGGTGGTTTCCAAAATGGTGTCGTCAACGGTCAGAAAAAGTGATTATCTCGCACGGTATGGCGGTGAGGAGTTTGTGCTGGTTCTCCCTAATACGGGTCTTTTAAATGCTGCTGACCTTGCAGAGCGGCTCAGAAAAAAGGTCGAAGCCTGCGTAATTGATATCAGCGGACAGGCTGTCTCTGTTACCGCAAGTTTTGGCGTTGCAACCCTGAAGGAGGGTCATGACAGGACGCAGCTTTTGCTTGACGCTGATCGGATGCTCTACAGAGCAAAGGGACGAGGCAGAAACAGGGTAATGCACGAGAAGTTCAGTTTTATGGAAAAGGGTCTCTTCCTCAAGCAGGCTGTATGCTGA
- a CDS encoding desulfoferrodoxin FeS4 iron-binding domain-containing protein encodes MTKKGENYKCVTCTNEVNVTTGGGGTLFCCGKPMEKIG; translated from the coding sequence ATGACAAAAAAAGGTGAAAACTACAAGTGTGTGACCTGCACGAATGAAGTTAATGTTACAACCGGCGGTGGTGGCACTCTTTTTTGCTGCGGTAAGCCGATGGAGAAGATTGGATAG
- a CDS encoding AMP-binding protein, with the protein MLLHHHFVKMAKQQGNKLAFIDRSADRKISYAKALIVSLILADKLKTYDKGFLGIMLPTSAGCSLAILGAMMSGRTPVMINYSTGAEKNVRYAQKKCDFKTVITSRALIEKIGCPEVEGMVFLEDIMQGISMAEKLKAAVKAKLPAALITGTLIHRGDENDTIVILFTSGSEKDPKAVQLTHRSIASNIASFSRVYTLSDRDCMFANLPFFHVFGLTVNFWTPLYHGMSMVTYANPLDYSAVCDVIRQEKPTMMVGTPSFFWGYLRKSAPGDFASLKYMVSGADKCPDALRDAFLSKQGIILYEGYGATETSPVISVNCPAANRPGSVGLPLPDVRVRIENYETGENCGVREVGRIMVAGDLVMKGYLDDFEETSMRIRHGWYDTGDMGYLDEDGYLWHAGRLKRFVKIGGEMVSLVKTETVLESLLPEEAHCCIVDVPDAYKGARIIAAVTEQIDEKAVIKKMAEELPNIALPKQFIVIRELPKMGSGKIDFRTAAAMVIEMLHAKNI; encoded by the coding sequence ATGCTTCTTCATCACCATTTTGTCAAAATGGCAAAACAGCAGGGGAACAAGTTGGCGTTTATCGACCGGTCTGCTGACAGGAAGATCAGCTACGCAAAGGCGCTTATTGTCTCTCTTATCCTTGCGGATAAACTGAAGACGTATGACAAGGGTTTCCTTGGTATTATGCTGCCGACCTCTGCCGGCTGTTCCCTTGCAATACTGGGCGCCATGATGAGCGGAAGGACTCCGGTCATGATCAACTATTCGACCGGTGCTGAAAAAAATGTCAGGTATGCCCAGAAAAAATGTGACTTCAAAACCGTGATAACGTCCAGGGCGCTTATCGAAAAGATAGGCTGCCCTGAGGTTGAGGGTATGGTGTTTCTCGAAGACATTATGCAGGGCATTTCGATGGCTGAAAAGCTGAAGGCAGCGGTCAAGGCCAAACTGCCTGCAGCCCTGATCACCGGTACGCTGATACACCGTGGCGACGAAAACGATACTATTGTAATTCTTTTTACGAGCGGCAGCGAAAAGGACCCCAAGGCTGTTCAGCTTACCCACAGGAGTATTGCCTCGAATATTGCCAGTTTCAGCCGCGTCTATACGCTGTCTGACAGGGATTGCATGTTTGCGAACCTCCCGTTTTTCCATGTTTTTGGACTGACCGTCAACTTCTGGACTCCGCTGTACCACGGCATGTCCATGGTCACCTATGCGAACCCGCTTGATTACAGTGCAGTATGTGACGTCATACGGCAGGAAAAACCGACGATGATGGTTGGAACGCCCAGTTTCTTCTGGGGATATCTCAGAAAGTCTGCCCCCGGTGATTTTGCAAGTTTGAAGTATATGGTGAGCGGAGCAGATAAGTGCCCTGATGCGCTCAGAGATGCCTTCCTTTCGAAACAGGGGATAATCCTGTATGAAGGATACGGTGCAACCGAAACATCCCCTGTCATCTCGGTAAATTGTCCTGCTGCAAACAGGCCTGGCAGTGTCGGCTTGCCCCTGCCGGACGTCAGGGTAAGAATCGAAAATTACGAGACCGGAGAAAACTGTGGTGTCAGAGAGGTCGGCCGGATCATGGTAGCGGGTGATCTGGTGATGAAGGGGTACCTCGACGATTTTGAGGAGACGTCAATGCGTATACGTCATGGCTGGTATGACACCGGTGATATGGGATATCTCGACGAAGACGGCTATCTCTGGCATGCGGGCAGGCTTAAGCGGTTTGTCAAGATCGGCGGGGAGATGGTTTCTCTTGTCAAGACCGAAACCGTTTTGGAAAGTCTTCTGCCTGAGGAGGCGCACTGCTGCATCGTAGATGTGCCTGACGCGTACAAGGGCGCCAGGATTATTGCCGCCGTTACGGAACAGATAGACGAAAAAGCTGTCATAAAGAAGATGGCAGAGGAACTTCCCAATATCGCGCTGCCGAAGCAGTTTATCGTGATCAGAGAACTGCCCAAAATGGGAAGCGGGAAAATAGATTTCAGAACTGCAGCGGCCATGGTAATTGAAATGCTGCATGCGAAAAATATCTGA
- a CDS encoding rubredoxin — protein MEDTRDKTIFSGYYPPRIEEWIDKGWEVVSKTGEREDFGLWRCATCKWLYKEKDQTAKFEDLPEDWKCPVCKIGRNAFEKIG, from the coding sequence ATGGAGGATACGCGCGATAAAACAATATTTTCAGGATACTATCCGCCCCGCATTGAGGAATGGATAGACAAAGGATGGGAGGTTGTATCAAAAACAGGCGAGCGGGAGGACTTTGGCCTCTGGCGATGTGCCACCTGCAAATGGCTCTATAAGGAAAAAGACCAGACGGCAAAATTCGAGGACCTGCCTGAGGACTGGAAATGCCCTGTCTGTAAAATCGGCAGGAATGCATTTGAAAAAATAGGATAA
- a CDS encoding transcriptional repressor, which translates to MHKFKDIGLKLTPQRIAILDFLEGNTDHPSADDIYKAVSVLHPTMSFATVYNTLDTLRGKGHILELTIDPDKKRFDPCTDPHHHLICMSCKRVQDIKMTFNLDLPENVSGDFKITGNHIEFYGLCPACRNHN; encoded by the coding sequence ATGCATAAATTTAAAGACATAGGTTTGAAACTCACGCCGCAGAGGATTGCGATACTCGATTTTCTCGAGGGCAATACAGACCATCCATCAGCGGACGATATCTATAAAGCGGTTTCCGTTTTGCATCCTACCATGTCTTTTGCCACGGTATATAACACGCTGGACACCCTAAGGGGAAAAGGTCATATCCTTGAGTTGACGATCGATCCCGACAAAAAGCGCTTTGATCCCTGTACGGATCCTCACCACCACCTTATCTGTATGTCATGCAAGAGGGTCCAGGATATCAAAATGACATTTAATCTTGACCTGCCTGAAAATGTGAGCGGAGATTTTAAAATAACCGGCAACCATATCGAGTTCTATGGCCTCTGTCCTGCCTGCAGAAACCATAACTGA
- a CDS encoding ATP-binding protein, whose protein sequence is MTEPKKICVVGDVTRDINIYHKRGFNPGMKTWNWDPIEDVKESYGGAAFLRELLNEVSPNIAENLTTDTQSMSTSYSLWVPYPSKSSKKKDTKQVWRMKEFFGQWEHKQNSYSAQGSKPNSNHSTMINPKRLLVIDDGSITFRNSGFTLPDKFSKQILFKTVSPFKENRLFSILEKHATRTIIIVPADHLRRANVQISRSLCWEDTVRDIVNLLTKNRVSSFFAKCKAVVVTFETAGALIYSNKCIKLIIDPEHIEGTWVIQYPGKVISYASCFTVAIATLLTSSSGNNFHNNLECGVRVGIAAARKLHEIGHGEVRQAVDNKHPQFPMSEVADHMKLCMKDYNARTLEERKKVSFLADMEINNPMGNKWSIKSQIYNKKKEMIIARNIVKFGVKAAIPRLPLGQFGKIIALDPQEISQFRALRKLFIEYIDQDDRESPLSIAVFGPPGSGKSFAVKEIAASADPDGKIEHLPAFNLSQLNKPEEMFQALHLVRDSALKGKIPLVFWDEFDTSLGGKNELGWLRYFLAPMQDGQFQQGETTHSIGRAIFVFAGGTKDNYLKFSKNKKTQNAKDSKVPDFLSRLRGKIDIFGVGNGPNSPNGFYLLRRAILLRALLEKKAADLFDELLLDDKEWNADWMGKWELNKIVDRDMICHRLGDFEGPTLKTINIEVGIVDAFLSAPKFEYGARSMEAIIEMSQLAGRRGFERSSLPSKEQLSLHVDADAFIDALNS, encoded by the coding sequence ATGACCGAACCAAAAAAAATATGTGTTGTTGGAGATGTAACGAGGGATATCAATATCTATCATAAGCGCGGATTCAACCCGGGGATGAAAACATGGAACTGGGATCCCATAGAAGATGTTAAGGAAAGCTATGGTGGTGCCGCTTTTCTTCGTGAACTATTAAATGAAGTAAGCCCAAATATTGCAGAGAACCTGACTACTGACACTCAAAGCATGTCAACGTCTTATTCACTTTGGGTGCCCTATCCCAGTAAATCCTCAAAAAAGAAAGACACCAAGCAGGTTTGGCGAATGAAGGAGTTTTTTGGGCAGTGGGAACATAAACAAAACAGCTATAGTGCCCAAGGTTCAAAGCCGAATAGCAATCACAGCACTATGATTAATCCGAAACGTCTCCTTGTAATAGATGACGGGAGTATAACATTTCGAAATAGTGGATTTACACTTCCAGATAAGTTTTCGAAGCAAATTTTATTTAAAACGGTTTCACCATTTAAAGAAAATCGTCTTTTCAGCATCTTAGAGAAACATGCAACGCGGACGATAATCATTGTCCCTGCTGATCACTTGCGCAGAGCGAATGTCCAGATTAGCAGATCACTCTGCTGGGAAGATACTGTGCGGGATATCGTAAATTTGCTGACCAAGAATAGAGTGTCATCTTTTTTTGCTAAATGTAAGGCAGTTGTCGTAACGTTTGAAACTGCTGGTGCATTGATCTATTCGAATAAATGCATAAAATTGATTATTGACCCAGAACATATAGAAGGAACATGGGTGATACAATATCCAGGCAAAGTAATTTCCTATGCTTCTTGTTTTACAGTAGCAATTGCTACCTTGTTAACAAGTAGCTCTGGCAATAATTTTCATAATAACCTTGAATGTGGAGTAAGGGTTGGTATAGCTGCAGCCCGAAAACTGCACGAGATTGGCCATGGAGAAGTCAGACAAGCTGTCGATAATAAGCACCCACAATTCCCTATGAGTGAAGTTGCCGACCATATGAAGCTTTGCATGAAGGATTATAATGCCCGCACACTGGAAGAGAGAAAAAAGGTTTCTTTCCTTGCAGACATGGAAATTAATAATCCAATGGGCAATAAATGGAGCATTAAATCTCAAATATATAATAAAAAAAAGGAAATGATTATTGCTCGCAACATTGTTAAATTCGGGGTTAAGGCTGCAATACCCCGTTTGCCGCTTGGACAATTTGGGAAGATTATAGCACTTGATCCACAGGAGATTTCTCAATTCAGAGCTCTAAGAAAGCTCTTTATTGAGTACATAGATCAGGATGATCGGGAGTCGCCTCTTTCAATTGCTGTCTTCGGGCCGCCTGGTTCTGGAAAATCATTCGCAGTTAAAGAGATTGCAGCCTCTGCTGATCCCGATGGGAAAATTGAACATTTGCCAGCGTTCAATCTGTCCCAACTCAATAAACCTGAGGAGATGTTTCAAGCTCTTCATCTTGTTCGGGACTCAGCCTTAAAGGGAAAGATTCCTCTCGTGTTTTGGGATGAGTTTGATACCTCTCTCGGTGGCAAGAATGAGCTTGGTTGGCTTAGATATTTTCTTGCTCCTATGCAGGATGGCCAATTCCAACAGGGAGAAACGACGCATTCAATCGGAAGGGCTATTTTTGTTTTTGCAGGAGGGACAAAAGATAATTATTTGAAGTTCAGTAAGAATAAAAAAACTCAGAACGCAAAGGATTCAAAAGTCCCTGATTTTTTGAGCAGATTACGGGGCAAAATAGATATATTTGGGGTAGGTAACGGGCCCAATTCACCAAATGGCTTCTATCTCTTACGCCGGGCTATACTTCTGAGAGCGCTTTTAGAAAAGAAGGCTGCTGATCTATTCGATGAACTACTTCTTGATGATAAAGAATGGAATGCAGACTGGATGGGAAAATGGGAGTTAAACAAAATTGTCGATCGGGATATGATCTGTCACCGTTTGGGCGATTTTGAGGGACCAACGCTCAAAACAATTAATATTGAAGTTGGTATAGTCGATGCCTTCTTATCAGCCCCCAAATTCGAGTATGGAGCCCGTTCAATGGAAGCTATTATTGAGATGAGTCAGCTCGCGGGTCGAAGAGGCTTCGAGCGCTCCTCACTGCCATCTAAAGAGCAATTGAGTCTCCATGTTGACGCTGACGCATTCATTGATGCGCTTAATTCCTGA
- a CDS encoding rubrerythrin family protein — protein sequence MASKSDKNLKEAFAGESQANRKYLAFAKKAEAEGYKQAAKLFRAAAEAETVHAHNHLREFGGIKSTKENLEAAISGETFEFESMYPKMISEAKAEGNALAERTFVYANEVEKIHADLYKKALETLGKNAETDYYVCQVCGNTVEDHAPDECPICGAKKQAFKKMD from the coding sequence ATGGCATCAAAATCGGACAAGAATCTTAAAGAGGCGTTTGCCGGAGAATCGCAGGCAAACAGGAAATACCTTGCCTTTGCAAAGAAGGCAGAGGCAGAGGGATATAAGCAGGCAGCAAAGCTGTTCAGGGCAGCCGCAGAGGCGGAGACTGTTCATGCGCATAACCATCTGCGGGAGTTTGGCGGCATTAAGTCGACAAAGGAGAATCTTGAGGCAGCCATCAGCGGGGAGACTTTCGAGTTCGAGAGCATGTACCCGAAGATGATCAGTGAGGCAAAGGCTGAAGGCAATGCACTTGCAGAGAGGACCTTTGTGTATGCAAACGAGGTCGAGAAGATCCATGCTGACCTGTACAAGAAGGCGCTTGAGACCCTCGGCAAGAATGCCGAAACAGATTACTATGTCTGCCAGGTCTGCGGCAACACGGTAGAAGACCATGCGCCGGATGAATGCCCGATCTGCGGTGCGAAGAAGCAGGCTTTTAAAAAGATGGACTGA
- a CDS encoding outer membrane protein transport protein, giving the protein MKKVIFSVQYAVPVMLLFVLVLAGSAMGAGFALIEQSVSGLGNAFAGGSAGAEDASTIFFNPAGLTRLSGTQTVGGAHLVMPSAKFQNEGSTHALQGITGVPLRGDNGGEGGVNGVVPNLYFSTKVNNKLWLGLGINAPFGLSTDYDNNWVGRYHAITSEVMTLNINPSFALKVSDRLSVGAGFNAQYLKAKLSNAIDYGTLCFSLAGPSVCAPQGLMPQAADGTVELKGDSWGFGYNLGLLYEFSPATRMGIAYRSHVHHKVEGDADFSNTPAFIVGATRGWFTDTDVNASVDLPASASISLVHQINPQWEIMADVTWTQWSIFDELRFKFESGQPDGVTTEKWRDNYRYSGGITYKPGNWKFRAGIAYDTTPVRGAEYRTPRIPDGNRLWLAGGLGYKISDRIQVDLGYAHLFVDDPEIRKSVTTAEDTLRGGLRGTYDASVDIISAQLRFAF; this is encoded by the coding sequence ATGAAAAAAGTCATCTTTTCTGTCCAGTATGCAGTTCCCGTGATGCTCTTGTTCGTGCTTGTTCTTGCCGGTTCTGCCATGGGGGCGGGTTTTGCCCTGATCGAACAGAGTGTTTCCGGTCTCGGCAATGCGTTTGCCGGGGGATCGGCAGGTGCAGAGGATGCCTCAACGATCTTTTTCAATCCTGCAGGGCTGACCAGACTGTCTGGCACCCAGACTGTTGGCGGTGCCCACCTGGTTATGCCGTCGGCAAAGTTTCAAAATGAAGGATCTACGCATGCACTTCAGGGCATTACCGGCGTCCCTCTCCGCGGCGATAACGGCGGAGAAGGCGGTGTCAACGGCGTTGTACCCAACCTTTATTTCAGCACGAAGGTCAATAATAAGCTCTGGCTTGGCCTCGGTATCAACGCTCCCTTCGGTCTTTCAACTGACTATGACAATAACTGGGTCGGACGTTATCACGCCATCACTTCCGAGGTGATGACGCTTAATATCAACCCTTCCTTTGCCCTGAAAGTAAGCGACAGGCTCAGTGTTGGCGCAGGGTTCAATGCCCAGTATCTGAAGGCAAAGCTGAGCAATGCCATAGATTACGGCACCCTCTGCTTCAGCCTGGCAGGGCCGTCAGTATGTGCGCCTCAGGGTTTGATGCCCCAGGCCGCTGACGGGACTGTCGAGTTGAAAGGTGACAGCTGGGGCTTTGGATACAACCTCGGACTGTTGTATGAATTCAGCCCTGCAACGAGAATGGGCATTGCATACCGCTCTCATGTCCATCACAAGGTCGAAGGGGATGCAGATTTTTCGAACACCCCGGCTTTTATTGTCGGCGCGACAAGAGGCTGGTTTACCGATACTGATGTGAATGCTTCGGTAGATCTTCCTGCTTCTGCATCGATCAGCCTTGTTCATCAGATCAATCCGCAGTGGGAGATTATGGCTGATGTCACCTGGACGCAGTGGAGTATATTTGATGAATTGCGGTTCAAATTTGAGAGCGGCCAGCCTGATGGAGTTACAACCGAGAAGTGGAGGGACAATTACCGGTATTCAGGAGGTATTACCTACAAACCGGGAAACTGGAAATTCAGGGCCGGTATTGCCTATGACACAACCCCTGTGCGTGGCGCCGAGTACCGCACACCGCGTATTCCGGATGGAAACCGCCTTTGGCTTGCAGGAGGCCTGGGGTATAAGATTTCTGACCGTATCCAGGTGGATCTGGGATATGCCCATCTGTTTGTTGATGACCCTGAGATCCGCAAATCGGTTACAACCGCTGAGGATACTCTGCGCGGGGGTCTCAGGGGAACGTATGATGCCAGTGTGGATATCATCAGCGCCCAGCTACGGTTCGCCTTTTAG